The [Pseudomonas] carboxydohydrogena genome includes a window with the following:
- a CDS encoding EAL domain-containing protein, with amino-acid sequence MSAIQESSAISLPETAPGRLEESSVDTVLACLGQAAFTWDMASDALSWSANIHEVLPDVPSDAMELGAEFAKLIEPQPHLRREAVMHGSAQDLGQGVSYQIEYGLRARLSAPVVWIEETGRWFAGADGKPAYVRGILRINNERHAHEEQLRKLSQRDPLTGDLNRTHLAAALAEAVEEAARFRSSFAFMLIGIDHLARLNEAFGFDVADEVICEVSRRIRARLRGGDVLGRFSGNKFGLILKNCTADDMQVAAERFLAGIRDEIVPTASGPVSLTASIGAVNAPRYARTAEEAMSRTQEALETAKRRRRGSFHAWHPNVERDAQRRVNIRVTDEIVAALNEHRIVMAFEPVVEAVSRQPAFYECLVRMRHGEGEFSLAPDIVPVAEKLGLIRLVDHRVLELVVEELARSPQVQLSLNISPDTTMDPNWWASIESLFRAYPGVAERMIVEITETIAIQDIDDLRGFVNRLKDFGSRIAIDDFGAGYTSFRNLRKLGVDIVKIDGAFVQNIARSADDRAFVQTMIDLAHRLGLKTVAEWVQDEEAARFLRIWGCDYIQGRLTGLASTQRPWDLVAAPHPVADVR; translated from the coding sequence GTGTCCGCAATTCAAGAATCTTCCGCGATATCCCTTCCAGAGACGGCTCCCGGCCGCCTCGAAGAATCATCCGTGGACACGGTTCTGGCATGTCTGGGGCAGGCGGCCTTCACCTGGGATATGGCAAGCGACGCGCTGTCGTGGAGCGCGAATATCCATGAGGTCCTGCCCGATGTGCCATCGGACGCGATGGAGCTGGGGGCGGAATTCGCCAAGCTGATCGAACCGCAGCCGCATCTGCGCCGCGAGGCGGTGATGCATGGCTCGGCGCAGGATTTGGGACAGGGTGTTTCCTATCAGATCGAATATGGGCTGCGCGCGCGGCTGTCGGCGCCGGTCGTCTGGATCGAGGAAACCGGCCGCTGGTTCGCGGGCGCCGATGGAAAGCCGGCTTATGTGCGGGGCATCCTGCGCATCAACAACGAGCGGCATGCCCACGAAGAACAGTTGCGCAAACTTTCGCAGCGCGATCCGCTGACCGGCGATCTCAACCGCACTCATCTCGCCGCAGCGCTTGCGGAGGCCGTGGAAGAAGCCGCGCGCTTCCGCTCCTCCTTCGCCTTCATGCTGATCGGCATCGACCATCTGGCCCGCCTCAACGAGGCGTTCGGCTTCGATGTCGCCGACGAGGTGATCTGCGAGGTGTCGCGGCGGATTCGCGCCCGGCTGCGCGGCGGCGACGTGCTGGGCCGGTTTTCCGGCAACAAGTTCGGATTGATCCTGAAGAACTGCACCGCCGACGACATGCAGGTAGCGGCCGAGCGTTTTCTCGCGGGTATCCGCGACGAGATCGTGCCGACCGCCTCCGGGCCGGTGTCGCTGACGGCCTCGATCGGTGCGGTCAACGCGCCGCGTTATGCCCGCACGGCGGAAGAAGCCATGAGCCGGACACAGGAGGCGCTGGAGACGGCGAAGCGCCGCCGCCGCGGTTCGTTCCATGCATGGCATCCGAATGTCGAGCGCGATGCGCAGCGCCGGGTCAATATTCGCGTCACCGACGAGATCGTGGCCGCCTTGAATGAGCACCGCATCGTCATGGCATTCGAGCCGGTGGTTGAGGCGGTCTCACGCCAGCCCGCGTTCTACGAATGTCTGGTGCGGATGCGGCATGGCGAAGGCGAATTTTCGCTGGCGCCCGACATCGTCCCGGTGGCCGAGAAGCTCGGTCTCATTCGCCTTGTCGATCATCGCGTGCTCGAACTTGTGGTGGAGGAGCTTGCGCGGTCGCCGCAGGTGCAGCTCAGCCTCAACATTTCGCCCGACACCACGATGGACCCGAACTGGTGGGCAAGCATCGAGTCCCTGTTCCGCGCCTATCCCGGCGTGGCGGAGCGCATGATCGTGGAAATCACCGAGACGATTGCGATCCAGGACATCGACGATTTGCGCGGCTTCGTGAATCGGTTGAAGGATTTCGGCAGCCGCATCGCGATCGATGATTTCGGCGCGGGTTACACGTCGTTCCGGAATTTGCGCAAGCTCGGCGTCGATATCGTGAAAATCGACGGCGCCTTCGTGCAGAACATCGCGCGCTCGGCGGACGACCGCGCCTTCGTGCAGACCATGATCGATCTGGCGCATCGGCTCGGGCTCAAGACCGTTGCCGAATGGGTGCAGGACGAGGAAGCCGCCAGGTTCCTGCGAATCTGGGGTTGCGACTACATTCAGGGCCGGCTGACCGGCCTTGCCTCGACACAACGGCCGTGGGATCTGGTTGCCGCCCCGCATCCTGTCGCGGACGTGCGATAA
- the mtgA gene encoding monofunctional biosynthetic peptidoglycan transglycosylase encodes MKRPLRAILLVVAALLLLPYLLVPVYSVGHPVSVLMAGRFLTGSPVSRTWVDIGAMSPAMPRSVVAAEDARFCSHHGVDWDSLSDVLEDAEDGEVTRGGSTITQQVAKNLFLWPGRSYIRKGLELPLALWIDLVLSKKRILELYLNVAEFGPGGQFGVEEGARYAFGRGVSAISPHQAALLAAVLPNPVTRSARAPSAHIRRLAGTYTARARSAAILACWTRN; translated from the coding sequence ATGAAACGCCCGCTCCGCGCGATCCTGTTGGTGGTGGCGGCCCTGCTTTTGCTGCCGTATCTGCTGGTGCCGGTTTACTCGGTCGGGCATCCGGTTTCGGTGCTGATGGCGGGGCGCTTCCTGACCGGCAGCCCGGTCTCGCGGACCTGGGTGGATATCGGGGCGATGTCGCCGGCGATGCCCCGCTCGGTGGTTGCGGCGGAGGACGCCCGGTTTTGCAGCCACCATGGCGTGGACTGGGATTCCCTGAGCGACGTGCTGGAGGACGCCGAGGACGGGGAAGTGACCCGGGGCGGTTCCACCATCACCCAGCAGGTGGCGAAAAACCTGTTCCTGTGGCCGGGGCGCAGCTACATCCGCAAGGGGCTGGAACTCCCGCTGGCGCTCTGGATCGACCTCGTGTTGTCAAAAAAGCGAATTCTTGAGCTTTATCTGAATGTTGCAGAGTTCGGGCCGGGCGGGCAATTCGGCGTCGAGGAAGGTGCCCGCTATGCCTTCGGCCGGGGTGTTTCTGCGATTTCACCCCATCAGGCAGCGCTTCTGGCCGCTGTCCTGCCCAATCCCGTGACCCGCAGCGCCCGCGCGCCCAGCGCCCATATCCGCCGTCTGGCCGGGACCTACACGGCGCGCGCCCGTTCGGCGGCGATTTTGGCCTGCTGGACCCGGAATTGA
- a CDS encoding acetyl-CoA C-acetyltransferase, with the protein MSDDVVIVSAARTPVGSFNGAFATVPAHELGAIAIKGALERAGVDPSQVSEVIMGQILTAGQGQNPARQASIKAGIPVGSPAWGVNQLCGSGLRAVALGYQALKNGDSEIVVAGGQESMSMAPHAQYLRGGVKMGNTELVDTMIKDGLWDAFNGYHMGNTAENVAKQYQITRQQQDEFAVASQQKAEAAQKAGRFKDEIVPFIVKTRKGDITVDTDEYPRHGATLEAMAKLRPAFDKEGSVTAGNASGINDGAAAIVLMTASRAAKEGKKPLARIVSWAQAGVDPAIMGTGPIPASRRALEKAGWKADDLDLIEANEAFAAQACAVNKDLGWDTSKVNVNGGAIAIGHPVGASGARVLITLLYEMQKRDAKKGLATLCIGGGMGIAMCVERD; encoded by the coding sequence ATGTCAGACGATGTCGTCATCGTCAGCGCCGCCCGCACTCCGGTCGGCTCCTTCAACGGCGCTTTCGCCACCGTGCCGGCGCATGAACTTGGCGCGATCGCGATCAAGGGCGCTCTCGAGCGCGCCGGCGTCGATCCCTCGCAGGTCTCGGAAGTCATCATGGGCCAGATACTGACGGCGGGACAGGGCCAGAATCCGGCGCGTCAGGCCTCGATCAAGGCCGGAATTCCGGTGGGAAGCCCGGCCTGGGGTGTCAACCAGCTCTGCGGCTCGGGTCTGCGGGCGGTCGCGCTCGGCTATCAGGCGCTGAAGAACGGCGATTCCGAGATCGTCGTGGCCGGTGGTCAGGAATCCATGAGCATGGCCCCGCATGCGCAATATCTGCGCGGCGGCGTGAAGATGGGCAACACCGAGCTCGTGGACACGATGATCAAGGACGGCCTGTGGGACGCATTCAACGGTTACCATATGGGCAACACCGCCGAGAACGTCGCCAAGCAGTACCAGATCACGCGCCAGCAGCAGGACGAGTTCGCGGTTGCCTCGCAGCAGAAGGCCGAGGCCGCGCAGAAGGCCGGACGCTTCAAGGACGAGATCGTCCCTTTCATCGTCAAGACCCGCAAGGGCGACATCACCGTCGATACCGACGAATATCCCCGCCATGGCGCGACTCTGGAGGCCATGGCGAAACTGCGTCCGGCCTTCGACAAGGAGGGGTCCGTCACCGCGGGCAACGCATCCGGCATCAATGATGGCGCTGCCGCCATCGTACTGATGACGGCCTCGCGGGCCGCGAAGGAAGGCAAAAAGCCTCTGGCGCGCATCGTCTCCTGGGCGCAGGCCGGTGTCGATCCCGCGATCATGGGCACCGGGCCGATTCCGGCGTCCCGCCGCGCGCTGGAGAAAGCCGGATGGAAAGCCGATGATCTCGACCTGATCGAGGCCAATGAGGCGTTCGCCGCGCAGGCCTGCGCCGTCAACAAGGACCTCGGCTGGGATACCTCGAAGGTCAACGTCAATGGCGGCGCCATTGCGATCGGTCATCCGGTCGGCGCGTCCGGCGCGCGTGTCCTGATCACCCTGCTGTACGAGATGCAGAAGCGCGACGCCAAGAAGGGGCTCGCGACGCTGTGCATCGGCGGCGGCATGGGCATCGCGATGTGCGTGGAACGCGATTGA
- the rpmF gene encoding 50S ribosomal protein L32, translating to MAVPRRKTSPSRRGMRRSADALKKPTYVEDKDSGELRRPHHLDLKTGMYKGRQVLKVKKED from the coding sequence ATGGCCGTTCCCCGCAGAAAAACATCGCCATCCCGTCGCGGCATGCGCCGCTCGGCCGATGCGCTCAAGAAGCCGACCTATGTCGAAGACAAGGACTCGGGTGAATTGCGCCGTCCGCACCATCTCGACCTGAAGACCGGCATGTACAAAGGCCGTCAGGTTCTGAAGGTGAAGAAGGAAGACTAA
- the phbB gene encoding acetoacetyl-CoA reductase, with the protein MTRTALVTGGTRGIGAAISKALKGAGYNVAASYAGNDEAAAKFKAETGIAVYKWDVASFDACAEGVKKVEAEVGPVDVLVNNAGITRDTPFHKMTLDQWNAVINTNLGSLFNMSRQVIEGMRARKFGRIINISSINGQKGQFGQVNYSASKAGDIGFTKALALETARGGITVNAICPGYINTEMVQAVPKDVLEQKILPLIPANRLGEPEEIARAVVFLAADDSAFITGSTLSVNGGQYLA; encoded by the coding sequence ATGACTCGCACGGCATTGGTGACAGGCGGTACCCGCGGCATCGGAGCGGCTATCAGCAAGGCGCTGAAGGGCGCGGGCTACAATGTCGCAGCGAGTTATGCGGGCAACGACGAAGCCGCCGCGAAGTTCAAGGCCGAGACCGGCATCGCCGTCTACAAATGGGATGTGGCCTCGTTCGATGCCTGCGCCGAAGGCGTCAAGAAGGTCGAGGCGGAGGTCGGTCCGGTCGATGTGCTGGTCAACAATGCCGGCATCACGCGCGACACGCCGTTCCACAAGATGACGCTGGATCAGTGGAATGCCGTCATCAACACCAACCTCGGCTCATTGTTCAACATGTCGCGTCAGGTGATCGAGGGCATGCGCGCGCGCAAGTTTGGCCGCATCATCAACATCTCCTCCATCAACGGCCAGAAGGGGCAGTTCGGCCAGGTGAATTATTCGGCCTCGAAGGCAGGCGATATCGGTTTCACCAAGGCGCTGGCGCTGGAGACGGCGCGCGGCGGCATCACCGTGAATGCCATCTGCCCCGGCTACATCAACACCGAGATGGTGCAGGCGGTGCCGAAGGATGTGCTGGAGCAGAAGATCCTGCCGCTGATCCCCGCCAACCGGCTCGGCGAACCGGAGGAGATCGCGCGCGCCGTGGTGTTTCTGGCGGCGGACGATTCGGCCTTCATCACCGGCTCGACGCTTTCGGTGAATGGCGGACAATATCTGGCCTGA
- a CDS encoding DMT family transporter has translation MRSSTATLIGLVALLLWSALAALTVATGAIPAFQLLAVTFAIGALAGMAGWLFRPAAMAALRQRPVVWLVGVAGLFGYHALYFLALRFAPAAEAGLLNYLWPLLIVLLSSWLPGERLALHHIVGALLGFAGVVMLFGGDLSGAFQGRYAPGFLAALCAAFVWASYSVLSRKFGAVPTDVVTGFCIATAVLAALVHFTFEPTVMPQTATQWMAIAALGIGPVGLAFYAWDIGMKRGDIRLLGAASYATPLLSTLLLIVGGYAEPTSSLWLAALLIAGGGLLAAKDAFRAKR, from the coding sequence ATGCGATCTTCCACCGCGACCCTGATCGGCCTTGTGGCGTTGCTGCTGTGGTCCGCGCTCGCCGCGCTGACAGTCGCGACGGGAGCGATCCCCGCATTTCAGTTGCTGGCGGTGACGTTCGCGATTGGCGCGCTCGCGGGCATGGCGGGCTGGCTGTTCCGGCCCGCCGCGATGGCCGCCCTGCGCCAGCGGCCGGTGGTTTGGCTCGTCGGCGTGGCCGGACTGTTCGGCTATCACGCGCTGTATTTTCTGGCATTGCGCTTCGCGCCCGCGGCGGAAGCGGGGCTGCTGAACTATCTGTGGCCGCTGCTGATCGTGTTGCTGTCGTCGTGGCTGCCGGGTGAGCGGCTTGCCTTGCATCACATCGTCGGCGCGCTGCTCGGCTTTGCGGGCGTGGTGATGCTGTTCGGCGGCGATTTGTCGGGCGCGTTTCAGGGGCGGTATGCACCGGGATTCCTTGCGGCTCTCTGCGCGGCTTTTGTCTGGGCGAGCTATTCGGTGCTGTCGCGCAAATTCGGCGCGGTGCCGACCGATGTGGTGACGGGCTTCTGCATCGCGACCGCCGTGCTGGCCGCTTTGGTGCATTTCACTTTCGAGCCAACAGTGATGCCGCAGACCGCGACGCAATGGATGGCGATCGCAGCACTTGGCATCGGGCCGGTGGGACTTGCGTTCTATGCGTGGGATATCGGCATGAAGCGCGGCGACATCCGCCTGCTGGGCGCTGCGTCCTACGCGACGCCGCTGTTATCGACGCTGCTGCTGATTGTCGGGGGCTATGCCGAGCCGACATCGTCGCTCTGGCTCGCGGCGCTTCTCATCGCGGGCGGCGGGCTGCTTGCGGCGAAGGATGCGTTTCGCGCGAAGCGTTGA
- the phaR gene encoding polyhydroxyalkanoate synthesis repressor PhaR yields the protein MAKSDQPITIKKYANRRLYNTGTSTYVTLEDLASMVKEGEDFLVYDAKTGDDITRSVLAQIIFEQENKAGQNLLPTTFLRQLIRFYGDSMQMVVPKYLEQSIDTLTREQEKFRKQMTNTFSGTPFAPLEEHVRRNMEMFERTFAMFKPFAAPATRNGAETQAPAPGTEPADNDDIDELKRQMREMQERLERMSKPSGDSN from the coding sequence ATGGCGAAATCCGACCAGCCCATTACGATCAAGAAATACGCCAACCGGCGACTCTACAATACCGGCACCAGCACCTATGTGACGCTCGAAGACCTCGCCAGCATGGTCAAGGAGGGCGAGGATTTTCTCGTCTACGATGCCAAGACCGGCGACGACATCACCCGCTCGGTTCTGGCCCAGATCATTTTCGAGCAGGAAAACAAGGCGGGGCAGAATTTGCTGCCGACCACCTTCCTGCGCCAGCTGATCCGGTTCTATGGCGACAGCATGCAGATGGTGGTGCCGAAATATCTCGAGCAATCGATCGACACGCTGACCCGCGAGCAGGAAAAATTCCGCAAGCAGATGACCAACACCTTCAGCGGCACGCCGTTCGCGCCGCTTGAGGAACACGTCCGTCGCAACATGGAAATGTTCGAGCGGACCTTCGCGATGTTCAAGCCGTTCGCGGCGCCCGCGACACGCAACGGCGCGGAGACGCAGGCGCCCGCGCCCGGCACCGAGCCCGCCGACAACGACGACATCGACGAGTTGAAGCGCCAGATGAGGGAAATGCAGGAGCGGCTGGAGCGGATGTCGAAGCCCTCCGGCGATAGCAACTGA
- a CDS encoding Na+/H+ antiporter, with product MTHAFLTFLLVLSVLAASATLARRLQLAPAIVFLLVGGALAFTPGFPPIEMKPEGVLLLVLPPLIYSAGVSMSWREFKFNLRPIAMLAIGCVIFTTCAVAVAVHFALGLSWSVGFLLGAIVSPPDVVAPLAIARRIGLPHRILVVLEGEGLANDATALILYRFAVMAVSTGAFSLSTATGTFAAIVVCEILFGVAVGWLSLRLRQWAHDPRVEITLSLLTPYLAFWVPEHAGGSGVLATVVAGLYVSWNGPLLISAATRLQGIFFWDFATWLIEGVLFLIVGFQTRALVETSKYLHLGTVLSAIAITTAIVIAARFIWVFPGAYLPHLLSKRIRAREERPPWRAIAVVGFTGIRGVVSLAVALALPYTLANGDPFPDRDLILLVSFGVIFITVVGIGGTLPFVSRALGVSEYGNYEARHEREKEIAARRQLVAASRKELNRILKERELPEGLARFLEARHETRVRALPEPPAKEGDFTPATRGAAMVREIIAIERKLLHKLLREGKIADETRRRIERDLDLEEAVVDNREKNSPL from the coding sequence GTGACTCACGCCTTTCTGACCTTCCTTCTTGTTTTGAGCGTGCTCGCGGCATCGGCGACGCTGGCGCGGCGCCTGCAACTGGCACCAGCCATCGTGTTTCTTCTTGTCGGCGGCGCGCTCGCCTTCACGCCGGGCTTCCCGCCGATCGAAATGAAGCCGGAAGGCGTGCTGCTTCTGGTGCTGCCGCCTCTGATCTACTCCGCCGGCGTATCGATGAGCTGGCGCGAATTCAAATTCAACCTGCGCCCCATCGCGATGCTCGCCATCGGCTGCGTGATCTTTACCACCTGCGCCGTCGCGGTCGCCGTCCATTTCGCGCTCGGCCTGTCATGGAGCGTTGGTTTCCTGCTCGGCGCTATCGTTTCGCCGCCCGACGTCGTCGCGCCGCTCGCCATCGCGCGCAGGATCGGACTGCCGCACCGCATCCTCGTGGTGCTTGAAGGCGAGGGACTGGCCAACGATGCGACCGCGCTCATCCTCTACCGTTTCGCTGTGATGGCGGTCTCAACGGGTGCGTTTTCGCTTTCGACCGCGACCGGCACCTTCGCCGCCATCGTCGTATGTGAAATCCTGTTCGGTGTTGCGGTGGGCTGGCTCAGCCTGCGGCTGCGGCAATGGGCGCACGACCCGCGCGTCGAGATCACGCTGTCTCTGCTCACGCCCTATCTCGCCTTCTGGGTACCCGAACATGCGGGCGGCTCGGGCGTGCTTGCAACCGTCGTCGCCGGACTTTACGTGAGCTGGAACGGCCCCTTGCTGATTTCGGCGGCGACGCGATTGCAGGGGATCTTCTTCTGGGACTTCGCAACCTGGCTGATCGAGGGTGTGCTCTTTCTGATCGTTGGATTCCAGACCCGCGCGCTGGTCGAAACCTCGAAATATCTGCATCTCGGCACGGTGCTGTCGGCCATCGCCATCACGACCGCGATCGTGATCGCAGCACGTTTCATCTGGGTATTTCCCGGCGCCTATCTGCCGCATCTGCTCAGCAAGCGCATCCGCGCACGCGAGGAGCGTCCGCCATGGCGTGCCATCGCGGTTGTCGGCTTCACCGGCATTCGCGGCGTGGTGTCGCTCGCCGTTGCCCTGGCGTTGCCCTACACGCTGGCCAACGGCGACCCCTTTCCTGATCGCGACCTGATCCTGCTGGTGTCGTTCGGCGTGATCTTCATCACCGTCGTCGGCATCGGCGGCACGCTGCCCTTCGTCTCGCGCGCGCTCGGCGTTTCCGAATACGGAAATTACGAGGCACGTCACGAACGCGAGAAGGAGATCGCGGCACGGCGCCAGCTCGTGGCCGCATCGCGCAAGGAATTGAATCGAATCCTCAAGGAGCGCGAACTGCCCGAGGGGCTCGCGCGCTTTCTCGAAGCGCGCCACGAGACCCGGGTGCGCGCATTGCCCGAGCCGCCCGCCAAGGAAGGCGACTTCACGCCTGCGACACGCGGGGCGGCCATGGTGAGGGAAATCATCGCCATCGAGCGCAAGCTGCTGCACAAGCTGCTGCGCGAAGGCAAGATCGCCGACGAGACGCGGCGGCGCATCGAGCGCGACCTCGATCTGGAGGAAGCCGTGGTCGACAATCGCGAGAAGAACTCGCCGCTGTAG
- a CDS encoding DUF1345 domain-containing protein, with the protein MAQKKTAPRSKTVSREDDPLARFRRMPKVLRIIYARPRFFISIAVGLISLFLLPPALRTTTRLLLGWDIALVLYLTLAYTTIFLGGHANIRRVAAMEDDGRFLILALTSVAAFASLAAIVFELGAPHRGPMQSGLAIATILLSWVAIHTTFALHYAHEYYRGESIGGLAFPGDESDPDYWDFVYFSFVVGMTAQVSDVGITDRVIRRTATAHGIASFLFNTALLALTVNIAASALSPG; encoded by the coding sequence ATGGCGCAGAAGAAGACGGCTCCCCGCTCAAAAACCGTATCCCGCGAGGACGATCCTCTCGCACGTTTCCGGCGCATGCCGAAAGTCCTGCGCATCATCTATGCAAGGCCGCGATTTTTCATATCGATCGCGGTCGGGCTCATATCTCTATTCCTGCTGCCACCCGCCCTGCGCACGACGACACGGCTGCTGCTCGGCTGGGATATCGCGCTCGTACTTTATCTGACGCTCGCCTACACCACGATCTTTCTCGGCGGGCACGCCAACATCCGCCGCGTCGCCGCGATGGAGGATGACGGCCGCTTTCTTATTCTTGCGCTGACATCTGTCGCGGCCTTCGCCAGCCTTGCCGCCATTGTCTTTGAACTCGGCGCGCCTCATCGTGGCCCGATGCAATCAGGCCTCGCGATCGCCACGATCCTGCTGTCATGGGTCGCGATCCACACCACCTTCGCATTGCATTACGCGCATGAATATTATCGCGGCGAGAGCATCGGCGGCCTCGCCTTTCCCGGAGATGAAAGCGATCCGGATTACTGGGACTTCGTCTATTTTTCCTTCGTGGTGGGCATGACCGCGCAGGTCTCCGATGTCGGCATCACCGACAGGGTGATCCGGCGCACCGCGACCGCGCACGGAATAGCCTCTTTCCTGTTCAATACCGCTCTGCTCGCCTTGACGGTCAACATCGCCGCCAGCGCTCTTTCTCCGGGATAA
- the ispG gene encoding flavodoxin-dependent (E)-4-hydroxy-3-methylbut-2-enyl-diphosphate synthase: MTDADLLTRSQDVKEIQAGPKGRHKTVQVTVGNVKVGGGAPIVVQSMTNTDTADVESTVTQVAALARAGSEMVRITVDREEAAAAVPHIREKLDKMGVDVPLIGDFHYIGHKLLTEYPDCAAALAKYRINPGNVGFKNKRDSQFTDIVEIAIKNNKAIRIGANWGSLDQELLTKLMEENAASPNPIDARAVTREAMVQSALLSAKRAEEIGLPKNRMILSAKVSNVQDLIAVYRELASRSDYAIHLGLTEAGMGSKGIVASSAALGILLQDGIGDTIRVSLTPEPGGDRTLEVKVGQEILQTMGFRTFVPLVAACPGCGRTTSTVFQELARDIQSFIRDEMPGWKTRYPGVEQLNVAVMGCIVNGPGESKHADIGISLPGTGETPAAPVFVDGEKFRTLRGPTIAADFKALVIDYIDQRYGANAKVTAAE; this comes from the coding sequence ATGACCGATGCCGATTTGCTAACCCGCTCGCAGGATGTGAAGGAAATTCAGGCCGGTCCGAAGGGCCGCCACAAGACCGTTCAGGTCACGGTCGGCAACGTGAAGGTCGGCGGCGGCGCGCCCATCGTCGTGCAGTCGATGACCAACACCGACACCGCGGATGTGGAATCCACGGTGACGCAGGTCGCGGCGCTCGCCCGCGCGGGTTCGGAGATGGTGCGCATCACGGTGGACCGCGAGGAAGCGGCCGCCGCTGTCCCGCACATTCGCGAGAAGCTCGACAAGATGGGCGTGGACGTGCCGCTGATCGGCGACTTCCACTACATCGGCCACAAGCTCTTGACCGAATATCCGGATTGCGCGGCGGCGCTCGCGAAATATCGCATCAATCCCGGCAATGTCGGCTTCAAGAACAAGCGCGACAGCCAGTTCACCGACATCGTCGAGATCGCCATCAAGAACAACAAGGCGATCCGCATCGGCGCCAACTGGGGCTCGCTCGATCAGGAACTTCTGACGAAGCTGATGGAGGAGAACGCGGCGTCGCCGAATCCGATCGACGCCCGCGCGGTGACGCGCGAGGCCATGGTGCAGTCGGCGCTGTTGTCGGCCAAGCGCGCCGAGGAGATCGGCCTGCCGAAGAACAGGATGATCCTGTCGGCGAAAGTCTCGAACGTGCAGGATCTGATCGCGGTGTACCGCGAACTGGCCTCGCGCTCCGATTATGCCATTCACCTCGGCCTCACCGAGGCGGGCATGGGCTCGAAGGGCATCGTGGCGTCTTCCGCGGCGCTCGGCATCCTGTTGCAGGATGGCATCGGCGACACCATCCGCGTCTCGCTGACGCCGGAGCCGGGCGGCGACCGTACGCTCGAAGTCAAGGTCGGTCAGGAAATTTTGCAGACCATGGGTTTCCGCACCTTCGTGCCGCTGGTCGCGGCGTGTCCCGGCTGCGGCCGCACCACTTCGACCGTGTTTCAAGAGTTGGCGCGCGACATCCAGAGCTTCATCCGCGACGAGATGCCGGGCTGGAAGACGCGCTATCCGGGCGTCGAGCAGCTCAACGTCGCGGTGATGGGCTGCATCGTTAATGGTCCGGGCGAATCCAAGCACGCCGATATCGGCATCTCATTGCCCGGCACCGGCGAGACGCCGGCCGCGCCGGTTTTCGTCGATGGCGAGAAATTCCGCACCCTGCGCGGGCCGACCATCGCGGCGGATTTCAAGGCGCTGGTGATCGATTACATCGACCAGCGTTACGGCGCGAACGCCAAGGTCACCGCGGCGGAATAA
- a CDS encoding polyprenyl synthetase family protein, whose amino-acid sequence MTTAPASTASTQDFNKLLDATAADTEALLDRLLSDKPEQGEILRPKRLIEAMRYSSLNGGKRLRPFLAVASAAMFDVPRQGALMAGAALECIHCYSLIHDDLPSMDNSDLRRGRPTSHKKFDEATAILAGDSLLTLAFDIITRDDVHRDPTVRLLLTRALARAAGIGGMAGGQIMDLAGEGRFGDKEPPDVAKLQQMKTGALLKYGCIAGALLGQASKEQYASLDAYGHAFGEAFQIADDLLDVEGDAAALGKPAGQDAALGKTTFVTQLGLDGAKRRLQDLLKQADAALAPFGAKGDVLRAAARFVAERQN is encoded by the coding sequence ATGACCACGGCCCCTGCCTCGACCGCCTCAACCCAGGATTTCAACAAGCTGCTCGACGCGACCGCGGCCGATACCGAGGCGCTGCTCGACCGGCTTCTGTCGGACAAGCCCGAGCAGGGGGAAATCCTCCGCCCCAAGCGGCTGATCGAGGCGATGCGCTATTCCAGCCTCAACGGCGGCAAACGGCTGCGGCCGTTTCTCGCGGTGGCGAGTGCCGCGATGTTCGACGTGCCGCGTCAGGGCGCGCTGATGGCTGGCGCGGCGCTTGAATGCATCCATTGCTATTCGCTGATCCACGACGATCTGCCCTCGATGGACAATTCGGACCTGCGCCGGGGCCGCCCGACCTCGCACAAGAAATTCGACGAGGCGACCGCGATCCTCGCGGGCGACTCCCTGCTCACGCTCGCCTTCGACATCATCACCCGCGATGACGTTCACCGCGACCCGACGGTGCGATTGTTGCTGACGCGGGCGCTCGCGCGCGCCGCCGGCATCGGCGGCATGGCGGGAGGCCAGATCATGGACCTCGCGGGCGAGGGCCGCTTCGGCGACAAGGAGCCGCCGGATGTCGCCAAGCTCCAGCAGATGAAGACCGGCGCGCTTTTGAAATATGGCTGCATCGCCGGGGCGCTGCTCGGCCAGGCTTCGAAGGAGCAATATGCGTCCCTCGACGCTTACGGCCATGCCTTCGGCGAGGCGTTCCAGATCGCCGACGACCTGCTCGATGTCGAAGGTGACGCGGCCGCGCTCGGCAAGCCCGCCGGACAGGACGCGGCCCTTGGCAAGACCACCTTCGTCACGCAACTGGGACTTGATGGCGCCAAGCGCCGCCTGCAAGATTTGCTGAAGCAGGCCGACGCCGCGCTCGCGCCGTTCGGCGCGAAGGGCGATGTGCTGCGCGCGGCAGCCCGCTTCGTCGCGGAGCGGCAGAACTAA